The DNA segment atcttCCAGGCTTCTTTATCAGTCACATCTAGGGAACTGGTTGGATTTGCAGTGACTTTTAAAATGCCTGTGCTTTCAAATGAAACCTGAAATTACAGGATGAGGAATGTAGTTCATTTGGCCATGAGCCAAGATTTGCCTTCAGGTTTCAGCTGAGGCAGCAATTGTTTTAAGTTCCTGGAAATTTTCTAAAAGTTTTAATGATTTCTTTCCAGCATAACAGcagatttgggttttgtttagcTCAGTTGTTGCCTGCATCAAATAGGTCTCTACTGCCATcccttgtttatttttcaaaactgcattttctaaAAGCACTGTGTTAATCAGTGCCAGCACTCAGGCCAAAAACCCCTCCTGATAGCtacctgaggggaaaaaaaactttttttaaaatttatttttgaaaaaaactccataaatctcctttttttttccttgggtgaTGTCTTGCTTAACATCAGCCTTGAGATGGACCGGTTCAGGCAGTCTGTCATTGTGGCAACTTAGAAAAATAAGGCTTATTTATGATGTTTTTCCCTGCCCTAACTCAAGCTCAGCATCCCACTTGCTTCAGGAGGTGGCTTCTTGGACCCCAGCTCTTGTGAGCAGCTTGAGCCAGGCACCAAGCCCTGGGAGAGCATCACCACAGcatcccagaatggtttgggttggaagggaccttaaagctcacccagtcccaaccccctgcatgggcagggacacctcccaccagcccaggttgctccaagccccatccaacctggacttggagGAACTCCTTGAGGCACTCTGAGGCTGCCTGCACCTTTGCTGGGGTTCATGAAGCTGAACTCTGTGTCTCCTGGTGCAGAACTTCTCTGGGGGATGGACTGGTTGAGCTGCCCATGACAAATATCTgtttaaatgcagaaaacagaCCTCTCCATGCCCAGCTCTCAGATGGATTGAAGCCAGGAGCATCACCCATCAGGGGTGGGTAGGTGGGTGATGTTCTCCCTGCTGTGGTCCCTGTGGGCTCAGCCAAACCCAGTGCAAAGGAGCTCGTGGCTTTGTATGAGCTCCTGgcccagaggaggccacaaaggTGAGCAGAAGGCTGGAGGAGCTCTCCCATGAGGATAGGCTGGGGTTCAGCCTtgaggaggctccagggagacctcctGGGTGGCCTTCCCAggacctgaaggggctacaggaaagttgGGGAAGGGCTttttgcagaggcagagagTGATAGGACGAGGGGGAATGggtttaagctggaagaggggagagtgAGGTCAGACATTAGAAAAAATCCTTTAGTGTGAAGGTAGTGAGGTAGTGTGAGGgtagaagctgtggctgccccatccctggcagtgtccaagtccaggttggatggggcttggagcaacctgggctggtgggaccatgcaggggggttgggactggatgagctttaaggtcccttccaacccaaatcactctgggattctatgatagCCAGAGATATGATGCACAAAAGAAGGGAAGGCAATTTTTAAAGCTAAGTCTGACTTGCAGAAAAGGTGCCAACCTGGCACTGCAGGTGGCTCACTGCCTGCAGGAGCTCTTgcacctccatcccaccccatggAAAGGTGCAATGTGGCCAAGCTGGTGTCAGCCTCACGGTCCCCTCGTGTCCTCCCACCTCACTGAAAGCCCAGAACCCCCCCCAGGGCCCTTGTTTGGAGTAGAGGTTTGTGCCACCTCTCACCTGAgtctgctccttttcctttgcagtcAGGGAAGGACAAGGAAGCCATCGATCAAGTCTTCAAGAACCTGGATGACAATGGGGATTCCCAAGTGGACTTCAAAGAATTCATGATCTTTGTGGCAGCCCTGACTTGCTGCTGCCACAAATATTTTGAGCAGAATGCAGCCTGAGAATTGTTGCCCTGctcaccagcagctgcctctgcctgtgctccctgCTCATGGATGGGGTCCCCTCACTTCTGCCCTGTACCCTCAGGCGTGCTGAGCTGTGAAAATAAACCCTGCTGCACTTACTGCCCTGTCTTCAATGGTAATTTTGGTTCCTCTGTGGAAGAGCCCGGGTTTAATGGCTCCCACTGagtattttctctcttgctctgctttcAAAAATTCTGTTCTTAGCCAGAAGGCTCTGTATGGCCTGACTCCAATCTAGAGCTCtgggagtgagtccagaggaggccacaaagatgatcatAGGGTTGGAGCCCCTCTCCCATtagacaggctgagagagttggggtgttcagcctggagaagaggaggctctggggacacctcagAGAAGACTTTCAGAtcctgaaggggctacagaaaagctggggagggactttttacaaggccATAGAGTGATGAGATGAGAGGGAATGGTTTTacactggaaaaggggagatttaggttggacattaggaagaaattctgtagtatgagggtgctgagcccctggcccaggttgcccaaggaagctgtggctgccccatccctggcagtgtccaagtccaaatacaaggaaacaaggaaggaggaaagaaggaaggaaggaaagaaggaaggaaggaaagaaggaaggaaggaaagaaggaaggaaggaaagaaggaaggaagggaagaaggaaggaagggaagaaggaaggaagggaagaaggaaggaagggaagaaggaaggaagggaagaaggaaggaagggaagaaggaaggaagggaagaaggaagggaagaagg comes from the Heliangelus exortis chromosome 4, bHelExo1.hap1, whole genome shotgun sequence genome and includes:
- the S100P gene encoding protein S100-P, which produces MSQLETAMGMLIAVFDKYASSDGNRNSLSKAELRSLLEKEFPNFISSGKDKEAIDQVFKNLDDNGDSQVDFKEFMIFVAALTCCCHKYFEQNAA